The following DNA comes from Nymphalis io chromosome 20, ilAglIoxx1.1, whole genome shotgun sequence.
tttcgatCATGAAGTTAGTCTGTAAATTGTTGGGTAGATGTATTTATCTGTACACATATTAATGTAGATGAATGTTGTGAACTGGTCCCTCACTTAGACTCTTAGCTGGGTTTGCTTGATCCAGTCAAAGATGGTACTTGTTTTAATCCCTCGCaaaggtattttatttactcaATGTATTTCTTCAGTATATCGGATTATttacgcattttattttatttttttaaatggagaatgatattttttaacgtaACTGGTACTCTCTCATGGTTTAGCTTTTGTGTCAAAGTGGCAAGTCTTGCtagccaaatatatatatagacttaaAATCTATGGTCACAAATTGGTAGGTTTTAGAATTTCACTAGATAGGCTTTGGAGATTTGATCGTGTTGTTTGGTTAAAATTCTGGCATATGATGACGTTAGATATGTTCCTTTTAGTAGTGACGATGTCAGGGAAGCTTTGGTTTGGCTTCAGCCACGGAGCTGTGACACAGgaaatatgtaatattgttttattgatgTGATTGCATAGTGCTATTGAATACTCTTTGTTGAAAGAGCAGCCTTATTGTTGGCACTAATACCGATTTGATCGAATATGCTTATGTTACTAAAAGGAATATCTTTATTCGgctttaaaattaagttatgtaGCATTTTTATACTGTGTTGGACTCAGACTGACATGTGCCTCAAATTgtacttaaaaaaatgattgGTAGCAATGTCGCCGtagcgttttttattattaaacataggtTTTGTATGCCTTCGCTGGCAAATGcgattatgtatattaataatgataattgtatttttatatgaattaaaatgcaataaaaatgtacatattgttttatttaaacacttgGAAAGAAAGTACTTTGCTTAATGtaagttaacaaaaataaactgaGTTATTATCATGTATAGGCTGTGAAAACGGtttttatatgttgtttttttttcttacacaaATGATATACTCTTTGGTTATATCAAATAACCATAGACTATAatcgattaaaaaatatgacatcTAAACCCATAGAGAATGGAATCACTACGTTCATGTGTAAACCACCATAATCAACAATGGACATACGAAAATTAAGtcaataaaatggttttaaatcAAACATTAACACAGCAAAACAAACTACCAATTCTTGCAAACATCTCCATCATTTAAGTAGGTAAGTATTTAAAAGACATCTACACGAATACCTAATTTTGAGAAATGTtccgtataaaaaaataattaaaactttctaAACGATGATTCGTcaatttttataagcttttgtCTTGTGTGTGGGTaacttataatgataaaatcttgcaattgtattttaaatcagTTTCATACAACCGATATTATGTACCTATAAAGAAATTCTACTTATTATGTATCTCAGTAACACAGTTCACTataactttttctttaaaatacacttatgttGTCATAATGTTTACATGATGCtatgtataaatgttatgtaaacttgctattgatatatatatcaagTGTTATGaagttattaatgtatattgtaaatgtacgttcatagatataaaaatacattttatttatttcattcctGTATTAAAACTATAAGGTTCAACtactttaaatcaatttataatataatagttgtcactgtaaatatatattatgttatggcTCCCTTGTTTAGATTAAATATGGACAGCGGAAGTACTGGTCGGCAGTCGCGTCTGCTAGGAAGGTTACTCGGTAAACTACGTGGAGAACATCGATACTCGACTCTCGATAAAAACTTCTCATTTACATCTACTGggtaattaatatgaatataattagtgcctcgttttttttaaaaatattaacatattttattataataaagttatacgaTTTTATAGCATGAGTGAGAGTATAGGCTGTGGTAGCAACGAAGACAATGATATTTCACAACAAGCTGACGTATCCAGCGGCACCATTGACGATGCACAATTTGCTGCGAACATTGACCTTAGGTTTGTTAACTTATATAATCTACAGCCAGTGCATTATAGTAAAGTTACTTTGAGAGCCAGCGCCGGCCTACATTAGGGTAGAGTGAGATTCTCTTTCAGCTTTGATCGAACCTTTCACttgttgattttatataaaaaaaattaaacaatgcttttatccccctaaaaatagtttttgacaTTTCAATCAATTGTTGTTTAGAGCATACAACAACAGCAGTGTATAAATATCCTAGTTGTACTGCGGATTTGTTTatctaaaaactaaatatagaaataaaagtaGTTAAAACACTTAAgatattaactaatttaaaaaactaaacttaGATATTATTCAGATAACATTtggatataattatacatactaatatttaatataaataatattttaagatacgGTGGCCAGTATTTGACTCCAGAACAGCTGCCAGAATTCTGTAACCAGCTTCATCACCTGGTTGAAGTAATCAGAAATATACAATCTTACGCCAAAGTCACCGACGAGTATCCGAGGTTGGTAGCGATTTTTgtcctttaattaattaatatagtatGTCCGTTGGTTTGAACCgtcatttagaatatttttttttaaattgattgcaAATCGTTAAGCAAACTCCGATCTTATTTATTAACAGCATTATTCTTTGATTGTCGGACTGTTGTAATCGCTGGTTTCCGTAGCGAGCTAGAGCGTCGTTTAGAGTGTGAAGCTCGCGAAGTGGTCGCACTCGCTCGTGAAGTGCGCAACGCCCGGGACGCGGCGTCGCGGACGCGCTTGCAGCGCCGAGCGTTGCGTTCTCAGCGCGCGCAGATAATTGCTCACCTCGCTAAGCTGAGGGAGGCTGGTAAAGGCAGTGTGTTTTCTATCATTAtcgatgtttttttaatttattttttagttttctaGCGTTGGCACTGCTTATTATATGAATTTGAGGTAACAATATTGTGGTCCTAACTGATTTCGGTTATGGTGGTATATTAAGAGACCAGCCAACTGCGCGATATATGTGCACAAGACTGTGCGTAAACCCATGTGCTCGCTCTTTTACCTCCCTCTCGTAATTGAATAACATTGCGACAATCCGAcataaccggaaagagttcagacgcagggcCAACGGTTTTTACACTCCGAGCTTTATATTGGTTAATTAAAAcatcaagaaaaaataaatttatgtattaaaacgaGTATTTGTGTTTTTACATATATGAACTTGAATTTAAATTGAGGAGATAATCTGTATTAGAGGTTCGTGAACTCGAGAACTCGATAAGGTTGTCGGATCGCAAACTCTACAAAAGTTGGGAGTCTTTACGTGACAGTAATGATTCAGCTGCGTTCGAGCCCTTGTTGGAGGAGGTTAGGGTTAGTATCCTAAAGCCATTTGAGACCGCACTATGCACGTTTTATGTTTAGAAAATCGAATGTAAAGATAATTAGTTTTGATAATTTTGGAATTTAAATCGTCGACTTAAAAATACCTTTTCAACATGAATTGGTGTTCTTCTGAACGATTTCTGCCatagcggccaatctcaagagagaatgtctctcataatccgatgggacggtaatccgacaagACGGACACGGGAatgtgaaatgaaaatatgaaatataaatatataaatgaaagaaaaactcaataatattatttttattttgaacctTTGAATCTGTGGCCTCGTATCtaaccactaaaccaacgaggcagtaaaacttaaaataatacacattagAATAGTCTAGTTAAAGTCTAGTTTTAATAAGAATCAtctcatacattttaattaatatcatacgGGAACGACTCAGTTTCTTATAGTTTGATAAAATATGACTACTCAAAAACGcttatacttgaataaagtacctGTATCTTGAATTTACTTGTAATAGAATAAGCAAGCCGCCTTGGACTGCCTCATTCGTTTGATAGAAAATCGACGAAAGAACATCCCGGCTGCCCGCGCGCCGCGCGCCCTCCCTCCTCCGCCCGGGGATGATGAAGGTATTGATAATTTTCCAAGCGAGCAACACGATtggatatttcaaaatattaaactacAAGTTACCCGTGTCCTTTCTTATTACAACCGTTCTAGATTTTTCATCAAATCGCTAAGTTGTGTCGTGTATTATTTGCGTATTCATGAACTAAGCTTCCATTGCGTTTATTAATTAAgacgaaattttaatatatatataaatataattaatagattattaatttctatCTTTTGCTGTCTAATTCCGTATCCTCAGGTCTACTAAatagaatacattttatacacaTCACAATATGAAAGACATATTCGGTTTGTCTCTTATATATCCGTCTCCGTCTCCTTGGTCTGTGATTATACTGATACGACTTACACTATGATATTTAACAATCTTGCAGATGTTGTCCATATAGGTGGTATTAGAAAACGGCAAGACAATCGTCGCACCAACAAGAGGAGAAGGAAGGAATCATCACGGGAGCCTAGGTCTATTCCGCTATCCGGAGAGCCTAGCCATCATAGTCCTCAACAGGTAGGTTctttataacataaatgtaaCAAGTTCTCATAAAGTGCATATTGGTATATTGTAAGAAAGAATGCCTATTCTTTACACCAAAAATGCCAACAAATGGAAACTAGGATGCTATGTCTCTTAtacattatttagtatttactgGGTCACTCGCCTGGCTCACAGGGTACAGAGCAATATGTAGAACTAGCGACTCGTTGTACTtcgtaaaagtaaaatttatgcAAAGTTACTCTCTCTCGCATTTCTCCCCTTAAACTAAACGTTTTTGACTCAGTCGTTTTGGCTGTGCTTTGATAGTCAATAAAGCAAAGTCTTTTACgagtataatttgtttttatctatAGGTGACGTTGTATATCCAAGGGCCAGGGGTGTCAGAGAGCACGTCTCGGTTCCGTGCGGGCAGCGCGGGCGCGGTCACTCTGGGCTCGCTCGAACTGCCCACACCAGCTAGTGTCCGGGATATACTCTTCTTTACCGCCgactgattttaatataatgtgaaTTGCCAAGGAAATTATTAGTTAACTTAGAGCTGGGTAGCAGATTCTCAACGAATGGCAGTAGAATGTAAAGAATTTCTAGGTACTTGTGAAAAAGGCCAATCGGAAACTTAGACCTTATAAACAGTATGCGACGACAAgtgattacaattaaaaatcgaTAACCACAAAAATAGGAGTCATGTGGGAGTGatcaaaacatatattttactaaagaaATGGGTTATCCGTTTAGTTGTCGTTTTTTCATACGCACgacataatgattatttttattaaataaaagtttttactgatatattttgtttatttttactaattgcgtaatacatattattatttcctcAAAAAAACACATCTTCACCTCTTTGGAacgatataattaaacaaattgcaagattttacaataattataacaacgaAAATTTACCAGGTTTTGCTGTCCTTCGACTAATATTACCGTTTTTTACGCTTTTAAGGAATAATATAACAAGTGACACGAATGAGCGTTTATGTTTCTTCAGCTACAGAAACAGTATTCATTTCATTTCCTTATTATTAAAGTGACAGGTCGTAAATGTCCAATTGTTTGGTAAAGAAATATCAGCGGATATTATAGATACGTTAAAAAGACGGTCTACTAAagatttggagattattccCTACGATGCAGGTATAGAACACATCTAGGTTTCTTTACAATGTTGCGTCAATTCTTCGTATATGAtagatgaataattataaatattattaagcacATTAATACTTAGTAGTTCGGCCATCTCGGTTAGTaactaattaacttaaaataataaaaaaatacttatgtacTTAATACAGAAACCAATTAAGTACATACCTGTTAAGCAATTTTTAAAGGATAAgggaattcaaaaataaaaaaaacacacctcTTTAAATAAACTACCCAAATGTAatgctttattaataaaaatattacataaagtaaatcattatattatgttataaaatgtaagACACTCGTTATATATGTGTCGGCAATCACACCTTCTTTTCTTCTGCGTGTGGAGAGGGCGCTGCTGGCTCAGCAAGTCTAGCGACTTCAGATTGCTCAGCCTTTGTCTAaatcataaaaacatatttgttaatataatgtgATGGACTTGTTTAGTGGTTCTCAAACAGTTAACCGCGTAAAAAAGGAGCTCCGCTCAAAGCCATTAACAAGTTggtacataattaaaaactattaaaataagtaaataagacTATCCTGCGCTCAGACACAAGGCCATATAGGTAAactattagatatttttataagtatcgTAAGTATATACTGGatccgatatttttttttttatagaataggaaggtggacgagtatacgggccacctgatggtaagtggtcaccaaacgcccttagacattggcattgtaagaaatgtcaaccatcgcttatagccaatgcgccacccaccttgggaactaagattttatgtcccttgtatgttgcctgtaattacactggctcactcacccttcaaaccggaacacaacaatatcaagtattgctgttttgcggtagaatatctgatgagtgggtggtacctacccagacgagcttgcacaaagccctaccaccagtattattattattattttttttattatatattgatgacTAGTGTACCCATACTTGAAAAAGATTGAGAGCCACGTGTGCTGTTCACAGATTAGGTTAACTATAAGTTCAAAATTTCTCTCACAAACGTTCTTGTTtctagaaattaaattttaatacgttGATTGAAAATTGAgttgtttagttttaattttccgTAACCTGTATCAAATCAATTACAAACTTTAATTAGCTTCAATTATCTAAGCTTTTTACGTCGCGTTTATAATAATGATGcaatcaaaaatctttatataacgAATGTTCGCGCAATTAGCTAAATTATTTTGGGTAAATTTCAAGGTGTCAATGATAATACGGTATTGTATTACTATAGGACTTACTTTTTAACGAAACTTTATCTGTGCAGACGCATGgtcttttttaaatcaaaagacCAGCAAAAACAACAGACAAATAGCATAAATTATAGACACTGGTTGTACCAGCTAGCTAAGTTGGCCATTAATGTCATATTGATCAAAGAAAAtggaaatacatatttatacaagaTCTGAAGTAACAGTCCATGTCTCACAGGACAAAAACCTCATGTTACAAAGAGCTGGTGCCACTACGACGGATTAATACTTGGCAAATGTAAATGCGGCAGAGTTGCATCCATTCCATACAAGTTACCTCACGATGTAGGTATTTCTTCACAGAAgaccacgagataaattataagcacgaaTGAAAACGTAGGGTTCTCGCTTAGAATTAATCGTAGGTTAATATTTaggtacatttttattgtaccATCTttgtcaattataaaatttagtatcgAAATTCTcttgttatatttaaagtacTTCTTAtgctgtattttaattatttttgttagcgGATTGTTTTGCAATTATCGTCAGTGTTATTGGATTATTGGATTGTTAGATTATATGTGTGTATTacctctattattattatataatttatctattaccTCTGGTACGACATGCGATGAGGCTTCAACAGCGACCGCGGCGGGTACAACTTCGACCTCTTTCTTCTCTTCATCGGGAACCGGTGCTGAACAGCTGAGCTATAGATCGAACTTCGGTTAAAGTCTAGTTTAAAAGAAAATGCCCAGTAACTTGTTCCATCGTTGATCAAAGGCCTTCTATTCTTAAGAATATTTGGGGATGATATAATCTCCACATTGCTATACTGCGGGTCGGTGAATACACGCCACGGTAGTATGCGAAAGCGACCCCGCGGTGCTCTTCGTTAAAACGGAAAGGGTACTAGGTAGTaggctggttttttagtgggtattccgatgttcggggcgcactcggcgccttggacaccggcgtgTCCCACATACCCACCCCCCCACTgatcccgtgggggaaacgtgtaatgcgtttttccagcgttaaaaaaaaagggtcGGTGAATACACGAACTTCATCCGACGTTAATTTCTTAACGATAATTGCCTTCACAATAAAGTACTACTTGCCCAAAttaaaacttgaaatatttagATTCAATTCTgatttctatattcattaagcCATTTAGACTAATCATCTTCACCAATATACATCTCTCAAATTAAGACCTTAgagtaaattaatgaaattataaataaatattaaatcatttaccTGTACTGCCACAAAAGCGAACATCGCAACAATCGCTAGTAGCTTCATGTTTCTCGGAAAATTAATGTATGTCTGAAAGACAAAGAGTCAGCGAGTCTTTTATAAACGCGCAAATAGGTTCGACTGAATCAAAATAAAGACTGCGTTTTAATCAATAAGCCTCgtgtttataaaacattgtCGAAACAATTAAAATCGTTATCGATCTTTCATTTTATATGCCAATATAGTCGTATTATGTGCGTGGAAATTTTAAGTATCACGaccgattaaatttaattaagaaagaaAGGGTTTTTGGTAGAATGGATATAGTTTTCACCAGGCAGTTAACACCGACATTGTTGTCGTATTATTAAATTCAGCAAAACTTAAGTAGTAAATTTTGTTATGAAACGAAGTGTcgttttatagaaataatattttttttcaatgttcaaGGCATGTTCAAAGACATTTCATTTTTTCGAATCGAAGTTATGTAGTAGATACTTtttgaaataacaatttaacaatattttatttaagcaacAATGTCAAAAGTTTATAATTCACTATCCAAAGAAAGTTAGAAAGTCAAATGTGATAATACAGAGAGTTGGGACGCTCTCTAACGGCAACATTCGCAGCAAAATTtccagattatatttttttattatcttttgtaTGTTAAGACAACGTAAGTTTTaggctatataaatattttataattaaaacttattattctCAAAAATAAAAGACATATTCACAAatgctattaattattttatgcttaATTTCTAAACGCACTCATGTCAACCTTGAGACGTTGGCATTTTTGGCATGTCAGTTCGCCAGCTCAATTTCGTTTGGCAGATGTAAAAATTGTGATGGattgattgaaaataattaaatataaacagataCATCTGTATATACTGCCTAGTACTAGTTGTAGTACTTCTAGggagttatttatattacttaataagtgaagttaatttaaaaaatggctTCTAGAGGCGGTATTATGGTGACAGGTACGAATGGTGCTGATTACGAGCATAGGGAAAAAATAGCGGCTCAGTATCAAATAAGGTGAGCTTTGGGATTATTTTTACGTGTGTTGGGCGCTGGCTAACTCTATGTTCAGTGTAAATGTGACACGCGACATTTCGTCAATAGCcgtcaaattatttttagacaAAAGCTTGGTCGTGGATGGTTTGGCGCCAttcatttgaattatatatcatGAAAATACGTATTGTACACCTATCTGTTAATCAACGAACTTTAACAATTTCCAATTCAAGTGAAAATTATGATAACCTGATAGATACACTACAAAACTTTCATATCACATTTAAAACCTCGACTCTCAATAACATAGACATAGAAAATTAAActcaataattttgtaaatagttgagctaatattaatatgaatacttAATATGGCTAAAAGTTTTCATGCTTATGGCCGGAGATAATAACTTACCATAAGATGGCTCCTTTGCATATCTACCAACtctgtagtatttatattttattaaataaatattttttatttgtttttcagtGCATTGAACAAATCTCGTCTCAAATACTGTGTGTTTTTTCACCATGTTCTGTTCCTGACGATGATGGCTAAGCTCGCAGCCGATATTCTTGACAAGCTAGACATATTCATACTTGAAATAGAAGAGCTTCAAATACCACaagtaattgtatatttaacttacatttgctaactaatattataaaagtgaaagtGTGTTTGCTTATTACACTTATATGCATTAATTTCTAAACCAAAAGTAATAACATTTTGCATACACTTTATCAAAGGTACAGAAAAGGAAGGTACTTAATAACTACTCATCCCCTCCAATACGGTCAAAGTCACAGGGGtcttatttaaactaattttaaataagactttttttttttatagaacaggaaagcggacgagcatatgggccacctgatagtaagtggtcaccaacgcccatagtcattggcattgtatgaaatgttaaccatcacttatgtcaccaatatgccaccaaccttgggaactaagatgttatgtcccttgtgcctgtaattacactggctcactcacgcttcaaactggaacacaacaa
Coding sequences within:
- the LOC126776381 gene encoding uncharacterized protein LOC126776381 isoform X1, with the translated sequence MDSGSTGRQSRLLGRLLGKLRGEHRYSTLDKNFSFTSTGMSESIGCGSNEDNDISQQADVSSGTIDDAQFAANIDLRYGGQYLTPEQLPEFCNQLHHLVEVIRNIQSYAKVTDEYPSELERRLECEAREVVALAREVRNARDAASRTRLQRRALRSQRAQIIAHLAKLREAGKGKVRELENSIRLSDRKLYKSWESLRDSNDSAAFEPLLEEVRNKQAALDCLIRLIENRRKNIPAARAPRALPPPPGDDEDVVHIGGIRKRQDNRRTNKRRRKESSREPRSIPLSGEPSHHSPQQVTLYIQGPGVSESTSRFRAGSAGAVTLGSLELPTPASVRDILFFTAD
- the LOC126776381 gene encoding uncharacterized protein LOC126776381 isoform X2, which codes for MDSGSTGRQSRLLGRLLGKLRGEHRYSTLDKNFSFTSTGMSESIGCGSNEDNDISQQADVSSGTIDDAQFAANIDLRYGGQYLTPEQLPEFCNQLHHLVEVIRNIQSYAKVTDEYPSELERRLECEAREVVALAREVRNARDAASRTRLQRRALRSQRAQIIAHLAKLREAEVRELENSIRLSDRKLYKSWESLRDSNDSAAFEPLLEEVRNKQAALDCLIRLIENRRKNIPAARAPRALPPPPGDDEDVVHIGGIRKRQDNRRTNKRRRKESSREPRSIPLSGEPSHHSPQQVTLYIQGPGVSESTSRFRAGSAGAVTLGSLELPTPASVRDILFFTAD
- the LOC126776381 gene encoding uncharacterized protein LOC126776381 isoform X3; this translates as MDSGSTGRQSRLLGRLLGKLRGEHRYSTLDKNFSFTSTGMSESIGCGSNEDNDISQQADVSSGTIDDAQFAANIDLRYGGQYLTPEQLPEFCNQLHHLVEVIRNIQSYAKVTDEYPSELERRLECEAREVVALAREVRNARDAASRTRLQRRALRSQRAQIIAHLAKLREAGKGKVRELENSIRLSDRKLYKSWESLRDSNDSAAFEPLLEEVRNKQAALDCLIRLIENRRKNIPAARAPRALPPPPGDDEGGIRKRQDNRRTNKRRRKESSREPRSIPLSGEPSHHSPQQVTLYIQGPGVSESTSRFRAGSAGAVTLGSLELPTPASVRDILFFTAD
- the LOC126776453 gene encoding uncharacterized protein LOC126776453 gives rise to the protein MKLLAIVAMFAFVAVQLSCSAPVPDEEKKEVEVVPAAVAVEASSHVVPETKAEQSEVARLAEPAAPSPHAEEKKV